In Cryptococcus gattii WM276 chromosome A, complete sequence, one genomic interval encodes:
- a CDS encoding Hypothetical Protein (Similar to TIGR gene model, INSD accession AAW41968.1) — MANASSKRIASSNETALRNLRLGLLIVNALAPVLRFLLSLVTSRSFLPRFLPLTMHIITFVTTIFIWRWFIAIGTPKRQNGAQVKVGDDLGGKGVIELGWDLIYMTWICTLGSALFGDWLWWLFTLVPAFGAWKLFSTVRPLLTMFLPSIFGPKAPREAQQTNQPEEKTESRKQAKLRARMEKGDKRVQQVQRR; from the exons ATG GCCAATGCTTCTTCGAAGCGTATAGCTTCCAGCAACGAAACTGCCCTTCGGAATCTACGGTTAGGACTGCTCATCGTGAAT GCCCTTGCCCCAGTGCTTCGTTTCCTTCTCTCACTCGTCACCTCTCGATCTTTCCTTCCCCGCTTCTTGCCGCTCACCATGCACATAATCACTTTTGTCACGACCATTTTTATTTGGAGATGGTTTATTGCTATTGGGACGCCCAAGAGGCAGAATGGAGCACAAGTGAAGGTTGGGGATGATTTGGGCGGAAAGGGGGTTATTGAACTAGGCTGGGATTT GATCTATATGACTTGGATTTGTACTCTAGGGTCTGCCCTCTTTGGAGATTGGCTATGGTGGCTTTTCACTCTT GTCCCTGCCTTTGGAGCGTGGAAGCTCTTTTCAACAGTTCGACCATTGCTTACAATGTTCCTCCCTTCCATATTTGGCCCCAAGGCTCCCCGTGAAGCTCAGCAAACAAATCAACCTGAGGAAAAGACCGAGTCCCGAAAGCAGGCCAAATTACGGGCAAGAATGGAAAAAGGCGACAAGCGTGTTCAGCAGGTGCAAAGACGGTGA
- a CDS encoding serine/threonine protein phosphatase 5 phosphatase, putative (Similar to TIGR gene model, INSD accession AAW41970.1), producing MSKSDSTQNLPSSFTLPPQLLAQAADTYRHPAPPPQLPAVQLVPRHQEPVINPKEKHSPNGYPPNGAGVGIVRCPEGRAWQERNMHAGEKLGRFRDQDVDGFVADMAMVLRKEYDCWVEQCWQEAFHQVFTHTLPDLIINLIMTGATPSFLRRNIVFGGQSLDHLFQSQMLHILFEELELCLSGDRPRTRTESGPSANTISNGGAKSSPFPLPPQPAAAPIFRDGVCFHNLSFQHGIPEEEDNHGPCLCQLTCCMTCFHLFAIMRRGPISLLPHELLNTPAAKGWLGGIETEAHARARQDSLRRKTPSQNTLPPGKGYAQVPKPGVSAPTAANGNAEGGIGREDGSKSLKPPQIFPHPQMTDVLAVEENLRWRLKELGATDPAVEGRYGPSTNSPAALEGVEVPQGAGEESDDGGQQRLTGEGAGGKMNMNMNPAQNKNVKLAKVKGRGKMRRVVVPNGATAAAAAKNQKQNEKDLKKANVYLPKEWTEATVSERNTAIVLTFRHFVKLLHQIAMAASPFSHPDYPSDIEELLRMHPIALYRRLTEPAVERRYNAGEVKTWKSCMDKWAEEFGGKERKKGNDQSQDKRHSEAVRHYTRAISLDPKKTIYYSNRAIAYNNLSLHSHAEIDCTHLLARDPKNQKALYQRALARKGMGRWKEAHSDLEELLKLSGDNESAKNLLMIINKEMRL from the exons ATGTCAAAGTCGGACAGCACCCAAAATCTACCCTCGTCGTTCACTCTTCCACCCCAGCTCCTCGCCCAAGCAGCAGATACTTACCGGCATCCCGCTCCGCCACCTCAGCTACCGGCTGTTCAGCTAGTTCCGCGACACCAGGAGCCAGTCATAAATCCCAAGGAGAAGCACAGTCCAAATGGATACCCACCCAATGGCGCCGGTGTCGGGATCGTGAGGTGCCCTGAGGGACGCGCATGGCAGGAACGAAATATGCATGCAGGTGAGAAGCTGGGGAGATTTAGGGATCAAGATGTAGATGGGTTCGTGGCGGACATGGCTATGGTTTTGAGGAAAGAATATGACTGCTGGGTCGAGCAGTGCTG GCAAGAAGCTTTCCATCAGGTATTCACACATACCCTTCCAGACCTCATCATCAATCTCATCATGACTGGCGCTACACCATCCTTTCTACGGCGAAATATCGTGTTTGGCGGTCAGTCCCTCGACCACCTCTTCCAATCACAGATGTTACACATCCTGTTTGAAGAACTCGAGCTCTGTCTCTCAGGTGATAGACCACGGACTCGTACAGAATCCGGACCGAGCGCGAACACTATCTCCAACGGTGGTGCCAAATCATCGCCTTTCCCACTTCCACCCCAACCCGCTGCAGCACCCATCTTCAGGGACGGTGTCTGCTTCCACAATTTGTCTTTCCAACACGGTATTccggaagaagaggacaaTCATGGACCGTGCCTCTGTCAGCTGACGTGCTGTATGACGTGTTTCCACCTCTTTGCCATTATGCGCCGCGGACCTATCAGTCTTCTCCCACACGAGCTCCTCAACACACCAGCAGCTAAAGGATGGTTGGGTGGGATTGAGACTGAAGCTCACGCTCGTGCAAGGCAAGATTCTCTTCGTCGTAAAACGCCCTCTCAAAATACTTTACCGCCAGGTAAAGGTTACGCCCAGGTGCCCAAACCTGGAGTATCAGCCCCAACCGCCGCAAACGGGAACGCCGAAGGAGGCAtaggaagagaagatgggaGTAAATCCCTCAAACCACCTCAAATATTCCCACATCCGCAAATGACAGACGTACTCGCCGTGGAGGAAAATCTTCGATGGAGACTGAAAGAGCTTGGTGCAACGGATCCAGCGGTCGAAGGTCGGTACGGACCGTCGACCAATTCGCCTGCTGCGTTGGAAGGTGTAGAGGTACCCCAGGGTGCGGGGGAAGAATCAGATGATGGTGGACAACAACGCCTCACAGGGGAAGGGGCAGGGGGGAAGATGAATATGAACATGAACCCTGCGCAGAATAAGAATGTGAAGCTGGCAAAAGTCAAGGGTCGGGGTAAAATGAGACGAGTGGTCGTACCCAATGGTGCCACGGCGGCAGCGGCGGCGAAGAATCAAAAACAAAATGAGAAAGATTTGAAGAAAGCGAATGTTTACTTGCCAAAAGAGTGGACAGAGGCGACAGTATCAGAGAGGAATACTGCAATTGTGTTGACGTTTCGACATTTTGTCAAG CTTCTCCACCAAATAGCCATGGCTGCGTCCCCTTTCTCCCACCCCGATTACCCCTCCGACATAGAAGAACTCTTGCGTATGCATCCCATCGCACTTTATCGTCGATTAACAGAACCGGCAGTGGAGAGGCGGTATAATGCAGGGGAAGTAAAGACTTGGAAATCGTGTATGGATAAGTGGGCCGAGGAGTTTGGTGGaaaggagagaaaaaag GGTAACGACCAATCCCAAGATAAACGTCATTCTGAAGCCGTCCGACATTACACCCGTGCCATCTCTCTTGATCCCAAAAAGACCATCTACTATTCTAACCGCGCGATCGCATACAACAACCTCTCGCTACACAGCCACGCCGAAATAGATTGTACCCACCTGCTGGCTAGGGATCCGAAGAATCAGAAAGCGCTGTATCAGCGGGCGCTCGCGAGGAAGGGAATggggagatggaaggaggCGCATTCAgacttggaagagttgTTGAAGCTTAGTGGTGATAATGAGAGTGCGAAGAATCTGTTGATGATTATCAATAAGGAGATGAGGCTGTAG
- a CDS encoding Actin, putative (Similar to TIGR gene model, INSD accession AAW41969.1): MVYNGDEVSALVLDFGSYTTRAGYAGEDCPRVVCPSFYGYTNDPSSSGSNGNLSGENVANKENGEDVTMSEPVSEGAEEQSKKKGSGRKYYVGEDGVSVWRPGMEVGNFMLDGVVNDPEPASTLLHHVLHDRLGVNPEEHPVMITEPAWNTPKARQVMAEMVFEGEKMPALYFGSSGVLSAFAAGKPTALVLDVGYATSSAVPIVDGYALRAGTMHQPLASQLIASQLQNHFTSPTPTRAPLSLLPRQLIKQRDPSSDPGIIPKPILRDDRAPHTTTSWKLWAENNVVEGYKEACTEIVNHKGFDFQTAGDLPQVLYEFPDGYHQYFGEERYRFTEMLFDPERYYNQSIPPPPTLQKVLTTEHSRSLRDLVSLSQLVHDSVMACDVDVRASLLQNIVVVGNTALTRGLIERLDVELAATMPSQKIKIHSPTIPFERKYASWVGGSILASLGTFHQLWVTKEEYEEHGMPIIHQRCK; this comes from the exons ATGGTATACAACGGCG ACGAGGTTTCTGCCCTCGTGCTCGACTTTGGGTCTTACACAACCAGAGCAGGTTATGCCGGTGAAGACTGTCCGCGCGTGGTTTGCCCTTCGTTCTACGGCTACACCAACGATCCATCATCCTCAGGATCCAATGGAAACTTGTCTGGAGAAAATGTAGCGAACAAGGAAAATGGAGAGGATGTGACAATGTCAGAACCTGTTTCTGAAGGAGCAGAAGAGCagagcaagaagaagggtagCGGACGAAAGTATTAtgttggagaagatggcgTCAGCGTTTGGAGGCCGGGAATGGAAGTTGGTAACTTTATGCTGGACGGTGTTG TGAACGACCCCGAACCCGCATCTACTTTACTGCACCATGTCCTGCATGACCGTCTCGGCGTCAACCCGGAAGAGCACCCGGTTATGATCACTGAACCAGCGTGGAACACGCCCAAAGCGCGACAGGTCATGGCGGAGATGGTTTTTGAGGGCGAAAAAATGCCGGCGTTGTACTTTGGTTCATCAGGTGTTCTGTCGGC ATTTGCAGCCGGAAAGCCAACCGCTCTGGTCCTTGATGTCGGCTATGCCACCAGCAGCGCTGTACCCATCGTTGACGGTTACGCTCTCCGAGCAGGCACTATGCACCAGCCTCTCGCTTCTCAACTGATCGCCTCTCAATTACAAAATCACTTCACTTCTCCTACCCCCACCCGTGCTcctctctcccttctccctcgTCAACTCATCAAGCAACGCGACCCGTCCTCTGACCCTGGAATTATCCCCAAACCCATCTTGAGAGACGACCGAGCGCCACATACGACCACCTCTTGGAAGCTCTGGGCGGAGAACAACGTGGTCGAGGGCTACAAGGAGGCCTGTACCGAAATTGTCAACCATAAAGGATTCGATTTCCAAACTGCTGGTGATTTGCCTCAAGTTCTGTATGAGTTCCCTGACGGCTATCACCAATACTTTGGCGAAGAACGATACCGCTTCACTGAGATGCTTTTCGACCCTGAACGTTATTACAACCAATCCATCCCACCTCCTCCCACTCTCCAAAAAGTACTCACGACAGAACACTCTCGATCTCTACGCGATCTCGTCTCCCTCTCCCAGCTCGTGCACGATAGTGTCATGGCTTGTGATGTCGATGTTCGGGCGAGTTTGTTGCAGAATATCGTCGTGGTCGGCAACACGGCCTTGACAAGGGGTTTGATCGAGAGGTTGGACGTAGAGTTGGCGGCGACGATGCCCAGTcagaagatcaagataCACTCGCCGACAATTCCATTCGAGCGCAAGTATGCTTCTTGGGTTGGAGGTTCGATTTTGGCAAGTTTGGGAACGTTCCATCAGTTGTGGGTCACAAAGGAGGAATATGAGGAGCATGGAATGCCTATCATTCATCAGA GATGCAAGTAA
- a CDS encoding uncharacterized protein (Similar to TIGR gene model, INSD accession AAW41733.1), translated as MASQRVQHASSSVSRTKKALQARPILNDAELGIGIWKKKTVFVGERPTTPSQQLSGSPQTPISISSQSSSFSPSTPISVSSSSPSPPVNRPRAVPRFNSSIARTAFTPSRVSPDRKTPSTENSKPIHPFFLKDKRINIPTPIKPRRVANYTSIEAESLSSQQSSSASQSTSEHVSSNPRNQLDGEEDIIKLTQSVEKMRVAPPPKTQSPGPSTSTLFVRQPLVKAQSVPEGQLTTGRQPVDGSKSLVDEAAAIPLVPENHVLERSPAYLFNLPDDPDPSLPLFDYKTYPRPPVVVYTRSMSEAEDLVACLKGPIFGFDLEWPTSYNRVWDPSTRRYDFQQYPTALVQLCDERMIVLIHLQDKMDLPPKVAELVCDPKVYKLGVQSKGDGRKLVRDFPHHFRQYGPAGLYELSQMAHAIDPERAGHGSRLIKLATLCRAYLGRELDKNMKIRTGDWAGELNEVQKAYAANDVFVSVQIFNALKKLADERNVTLDLDGWSSSVSGHPERTVPLATSGMTVIATRARVPVNGVLKPAATMPGGLPSQAMGPGGIDSSNQEQNNQSQARTLIAPQMTTTINHAQNRSQARPDVQVMAQVQNQPQLQQPQKQSQFTSLPTNAGRRIQITGPGSSNKKSASITQSVIAPPVQLPPQNPSQPASTALSLGQVPALNQPLPQAQPSSHIVHSDIRPCANTTGNAHPFLYGADEKNDEFEPYDAAYGLVDSFQMGTSNPMYAAIHQHWPFLPPPIASSYASARQMGQRTPAQILSSMGPGPSRSKSRNSTGSNSNAWGKVNGDRAGSGCGVVLRGKMIHTPPGVKPPPPAKMNSLTAFLDGKTFERIAVEKSIKLTTCQSYVIEAISTLGTKHIEKAALERMWKSATPDIWVLHKNQQLMQEMIEMFGEHRQKVEIERLTKEREVKLKESGRWRGNGAISFSRP; from the exons ATGGCAAGCCAAAGAGTACAGCACGCATCTTCTAGTGTTTCCCGTACAAAAAAAGCCCTACAGGCGCGGCCCATCTTGAACGACGCAGAGCTCGGTATCGGAatttggaagaagaagacggtTTTCGTAGGCGAAAGACCAACAAC TCCATCTCAGCAACTATCTGGCAGTCCACAAACACCCATAAGCATCAGCAGTCAATCTTCAAGTTTCTCTCCTTCGACACCGATCTCAgtctcatcttcttctccgtCTCCGCCTGTGAATAGACCTCGAGCCGTGCCTCGGTTCAATTCTTCTATCGCTCGCACTGCCTTCACACCTTCAAGGGTAAGTCCCGACCGGAAGACTCCTTCGACCGAGAACAGTAAACCGATCCACCCGTTCTTTTTGAAGGACAAGCGGATCAATATCCCTACGCCGATCAAGCCACGACGTGTAGCCAATTACACCAGTATCGAAGCTGAGAGCTTAAGCAGTCAacaatcttcttctgccaGTCAAAGTACATCAGAACACGTATCGTCAAATCCACGAAATCAACTTGACGGAGAGGAAGATATTATCAAGCTTACGCAAAGTGTCGAAAAGATGAGAGTCGCTCCGCCACCGAAAACCCAGTCGCCAGGCCCAAGTACAAGTACGTTATTCGTACGTCAACCTCTTGTCAAGGCGCAAAGTGTACCCGAGGGCCAATTGACAACTGGGCGGCAGCCGGTCGATGGCAGCAAGAGTCTGGTTGATGAAGCGGCCGCCATTCCTTTAGTACCAGAGAACCATGTGCTAGAGCGTTCACCTGCTTATCTGTTTAATCTTCCAGATGATCCGGATCCCTCGTTGCCACTCTTCGACTACAAGACTTACCCTCGACCTCCTGTGGTGGTGTACACCCGGTCAATGTCAGAAGCGGAGGATCTCGTTGCTTGTCTGAAAGGACCCATTTTTGGATTTGATCTCGAATGGCCAACGTCGTATAACAGGGTGTGGGATCCTAGCACCAGGAGATACGATTTCCAGCAGTATCCCACTGCTTTGGTACAGTTATGTGATGAGCGGATGATCGTCCTTATACATCTTCAAGATAAAATGG ACCTTCCGCCAAAGGTCGCTGAACTCGTATGTGACCCTAAAGTTTACAAACTCGGTGTCCAGTCCAAGGGTGACGGTCGGAAGCTCGTCCGCGATTTCCCCCATCACTTCCGACAATATGGACCCGCTGGGCTATATGAGCTCTCTCAGATGGCGCACGCTATAGATCCGGAAAGGGCTGGACATGGGTCAAGATTGATCAAACTTGCGACGCTTTGTAGAGCGTATCTGGGGAGGGAACTGGATAAGAATATGAAGATTAGGACAGGTGATTGGGCAGGAGAGTTAAATGAGGTGCAGAAAGCGT ACGCCGCCAACGACGTCTTTGTTTCTGTACAAATATTCAACGCCCTCAAAAAGCTCGCTGATGAAAGAAATGTCACTCTTGACCTTGATGGTTGGTCATCCTCAGTCTCAGGTCATCCTGAAAGAACAGTACCCTTAGCCACGTCTGGGATGACGGTAATAGCCACTAGAGCGAGGGTACCTGTTAATGGAGTTTTGAAACCGGCTGCTACCATGCCCGGTGGGTTACCATCACAAGCTATGGGGCCTGGGGGAATAGATTCCTCAAATCAGGAGCAGAATAATCAATCGCAGGCTAGGACATTAATTGCTCCCCAAATGACGACGACAATAAATCATGCTCAAAACCGTTCCCAAGCACGGCCTGATGTTCAAGTCATGGCTCAAGTACAAAATCAGCCCCAATTACAGCAACCTCAAAAACAGTCTCAATTCACGTCCTTACCAACCAATGCTGGGAGACGTATCCAAATCACAGGGCCTGGATCTTCTAATAAAAAATCCGCATCTATCACACAGTCTGTGATCGCGCCGCCTGTTCAACTTCCACCCCAAAATCCATCCCAACCTGCGTCTACAGCCCTTTCGCTAGGCCAAGTGCCTGCTCTTAATCAACCCTTGCCCCAAGCCCAGCCTTCAAGCCATATCGTTCATTCCGACATCCGCCCCTGTGCAAACACAACGGGCAACGCTCATCCATTCCTATACGGGGCCGACGAAAAGAACGATGAGTTCGAGCCTTATGACGCCGCTTATGGACTCGTGGATTCCTTCCAAATGGGCACGTCAAACCCTATGTATGCGGCTATCCACCAGCATTGGCCTTTCCTCCCGCCTCCTATAGCATCTTCTTATGCAAGCGCACGACAGATGGGGCAAAGAACGCCAGCGCAGATACTATCATCTATGGGTCCAGGTCCATCAAGGTCAAAGAGTCGGAATAGCACAGGTTCAAATTCGAACGCGTGGGGAAAAGTCAATGGTGATAGAGCTGGAAGCGGGTGTGGCGTCGTCCTTCGAGGGAAAATGATACATACCCCGCCTGGAGTGAAGCCTCCTCCGCCTGCCAAAATGAATTCACTCACAGCGTTTTTGGACGGAAAGACGTTTGAGCGGATTGCAGTGGAGAAAAGTATCAAGCTTACCACTTGCCA GAGCTATGTCATTGAGGCAATATCTACGCTTGGGACTAAACATATTGAAAAGGCAGCGCTCGAGAGAATGTGGAAGTCGGCCACACCTGATATTTGGGTTCTGCACAAGAACCAGCAATTAATGCAAGAGATGATAGAAATGTTTGGAGAGCATCGACAGAAAGTGGAGATTGAGAGGCTGACGAAAGAACGGGAGGTGAAATTGAAGGAATCGGGTAGATGGAGAGGAAATGGTGCTATAAGTTTCTCTCGACCTTAA
- a CDS encoding uncharacterized protein (Similar to TIGR gene model, INSD accession AAW41967.1): MNPTTLSMMARSASWAPTIFVRASSSQPQPSYPPQRANGRTLPVSTLRELVSLHHTSAGFMHSTAELPIGFDNAFRLTPRPHFERYSDFRRAVEEVQSLHPPGGMENLVEKSTKRVGVSGSDKAVYGGVQRAFKKLPGRDGEPWVSQTTGVKKTDRDLTERQMRVREAIYGTWERGGMGMNKAEPGLDGIFELIEAKGKTVEEYGKEWAKREEEPVKGRSTEGGM, translated from the coding sequence ATGAACCCCACAACGCTCTCCATGATGGCCCGCTCAGCGTCTTGGGCACCTACTATCTTTGTCCGtgcttcttcatcccaaCCGCAGCCGTCATACCCTCCTCAAAGAGCCAACGGCCGCACCCTTCCTGTTTCCACACTTCGTGAGCTGGTGTCTCTCCATCACACCTCTGCCGGCTTTATGCACTCCACTGCTGAGCTTCCTATTGGCTTCGACAACGCTTTCCGCCTCACACCGCGACCCCACTTTGAGAGATACAGCGATTTCAGGCGCGCGGTTGAGGAGGTCCAGTCCTTGCACCCTCCAGGAGGAATGGAGAACCTTGTTGAGAAGAGCACCAAGCGAGTAGGTGTCTCAGGGAGCGATAAGGCTGTCTATGGAGGTGTTCAGAGAGCGTTCAAAAAGTTGCCCGGAAGGGATGGTGAGCCTTGGGTCTCCCAGACGACCGGtgtgaagaagacggaCAGAGATTTGACAGAGAGGCAGATGAGGGTCAGGGAGGCGATCTACGGAACTTGGGAGAGAGGAGGTATGGGAATGAACAAGGCGGAACCTGGGCTGGACGGTATCTTTGAGTTGATCGAAGCGAAGGGCAAGACTGTTGAAGAGTACGGAAAGGAATGGGCAAAACGGGAGGAAGAGCCAGTGAAGGGAAGGAGCACAGAAGGTGGGATGTAG
- a CDS encoding pre-mRNA splicing factor, putative (Similar to TIGR gene model, INSD accession AAW41971.1), translating to MANLGVPVKLLHESLGHIITVELKTGEMYRGKLMEAEDTLNIALREITVTARDGRVSQLEQVYIRGSMIRFIIVPDLLAQAPMFKRIGPNAMRGRGIGAARGRATIQRANARRGTTRTNQGVRR from the exons ATGGCCAACCTTGGTGTTCCCGTTAAGCTCCTCCATGAGTCTTTGGGTCATATTATCACTGTCGAGTTGAAGACTGGCGAG ATGTACCGAGGAAAGTTGATGGAGG CCGAAGACACTCTTAACATTGCCCTCCGTGAAATAACTGTCACAGCTCGAGACGGTCGTGTATCTCAACTCGAACAAGTGTACATCCGTGGTAGTATGATTCGATTCATCATTGTTCCCGATTTGCTTGCCCAGGCCCCTAT GTTCAAGAGGATCGGTCCAAATGCTATGCGAGGAAGAGGTATTGGTGCTGCTCGAGGACGAGCTACCATTCAGCGAG CAAACGCCCGCCGTGGAACGACAAGGACAAACCAAGGTGTCAGGCGTTAA
- a CDS encoding uncharacterized protein (Similar to TIGR gene model, INSD accession AAW41965.1), protein MPVNLTGGCSCTALTYRVSLDSLDDARVTLCHCSSCKKAFGGDFGLTAKIPVSSFRYTQGQATEHKTKNGVKREFCSICGSYILEYGEAAANDFRYIVVGSLDEPAVLPPKGEFFCKNRLDWMPQIPSE, encoded by the exons ATGCCGGTGAATCTTACAGGCGGCTGCTCTTGTACCGCTCTTACCTACCGGGTGTCCCTCGACTCTCTGGACGACGCGCGGGTGACGCTATGTCATTGTTCAAGCTGCAAG AAAGCGTTTGGAGGTGATTTTGGCTTGACCGCAAAGATCCCTGTCTCGAGCTTCCGGTATACTCAAGGTCAAGCGACAGAGCACAAGACGAAGAATGGGGTGAAAAGGGAGTTCTGTAGCATTTGCGGAAGCTACATCCTTGAGTATGGG GAAGCGGCCGCAAATGACTTTCGATACATTGTTGTCGGATCCCTTGATGAACCTGCCGTTCTTCCACCTAAAGGTGAGTTCTTCTGCAAGAACAGATTGGATTGGATGCCGCAGATACCCAGTGAGTAA
- a CDS encoding Utp6p (Similar to TIGR gene model, INSD accession AAW41966.1; Component of the small subunit (SSU) processome containing the U3 snoRNA that is involved in processing of pre-18S rRNA), which produces MDKVQFQLESTIPELKDLHEKGLFTKNEINEITKRRTAFEMALIRRVQRKEDFFKYAQYEINLERLRRVRWRKLRYHINPPPPSASTYSIQRRTLYILKRATSKFPQDLSVWLTYIQYASREGMRKVVAQGLTKALQFHPTSSTLYLLQAYFHLHPNSPFPQSVLPDSTKNLSLSEGSNESDEPPAFAIEGVNPARTALLLGLRLVPTSPEIWTEYIKLELGWVEALRRRWKLLGIKNAFADKPVPEGTETFEGDEDALRGGEGAFGPEGEDARKSILAGQLVIHALTSALKAIKPGEVIEGRKNGGMWFRERLLALFRGYPSPLRAKCLDVVHEELRSISDGNSSDREVSCNARLLGISRRLFERLYEEGEEPVVEEEYVLSGIDLVEEYGEIGKEIRKIAKRNKDQMWIETAGGWLMERINCHQDYPELRQYLQSVVSSLEKSSK; this is translated from the exons ATGGACAAAGTTCAATTCCAGCTCGAATCTACCATCCCGGAGCTCAAAGATCTTCACGAGAAGGGCCTCTTTACCAAG AATGAGATCAATGAAATAACAAAGAGGCGAACCGCTTTTGAAATGGCTTTGATCCGTAGGGTACAGCGAAAGGAAGATTTCTTCAAATATGCGCAATATGAGATCAACCTCGAGAGATTAAGACGGGTGAGATGGAGAAAGCTTC GCTATCATATCAAtccccctcctccttctgCTTCCACCTACTCAATTCAAAGGCGAACACTTTATATCTTGAAGCGTGCAACATCAAAATTTCCTCAAGATCTCTCGGTTTGGTTGACTTATATCCAATATGCGAGCAGAGAAGGTATGCGAAAGGTCGTCGCTCAAGGACTTACCAA AGCTTTGCAAttccacccgacatcaTCTACTCTTTACCTCTTACAAGCTTatttccatctccacccTAATTCACCTTTCCCACAATCTGTTCTTCCTGATTCTACCAAGAACCTTTCATTGTCGGAGGGCTCAAACGAATCAGATGAGCCTCCTGCGTTTGCGATCGAAGGCGTCAACCCTGCACGTACCGCACTCTTGCTCGGTCTCCGACTTGTCCCTACATCCCCCGAAATATGGACAGAGTATATCAAGCTCGAGCTTGGTTGGGTAGAAGCGTTAAGAAGGCGATGGAAGTTATTAGGTATCAAGAACGCATTTGCTGATAAGCCAGTCCCCGAAGGGACGGAGACTTTCGAAGGCGATGAAGATGCGCTGAGAGGTGGGGAAGGTGCTTTTGGGCCAGAGGGCGAGGATGCACGAAAGTCCATTCTGGCGGGACAGCTGGTCATCCATGCGCTCACCTCGGCGTTGAAGGCTATCAAACCAGGAGAGGTCATcgaaggaaggaagaacgGCGGGATGTGGTTCAGGGAGCGCCTTTTAGCTTTATTCAGGGGTTATCCCAGCCCTCTTCGTGCAAAGTGTCTGGACGTTGTGCATGAGGAATTGCGATCCATTTCTGATGGAAATTCTAGTGATAGAGAGGTGTCATGCAATGCACGATTGCTTGGCATCTCCCGGAGGCTGTTTGAGCGACTATATGAAGAGGGCGAGGAGCCAgtggtggaagaggaataTGTATTGTCAGGGATCGATTTGGTTGAGGAGTATGGGGAAATTGGGAAAGAGATTAGGAAGATTGCAAAGAGAAATAAAGACCAGATGTGGATAGAGACAGCGGGAGGATGGTTGATGGAGCGTATCAACTGCCATCAGGACTATCCCGAGCTG CGACAGTATCTCCAGTCAGTCGTATCTAGTCTCGAAAAGTCTTCAAAGTGA